Part of the Natrarchaeobius halalkaliphilus genome is shown below.
TACGTTCCAGCAGTTCTTTTCGCTCAAACGGGACGTGCTCGTTCTCTCGCTGGCGATGTTCGCGTTCAGCCTCGGGTTCCAGATGACAAACCGGTTCCTCTCGGAGTACCTCATCTTTCTGGGAGCCTCAGGCCTCGTCGTCGGAATCTGGGGATCATTTGGGAACGTGATCGGTGCGGTGTATCCGTATTATGGTGGCGTAATCTCAGATCGTGTCGGTTCTCGCTACGCCCTGACCGTCTTTGGCTTTCTGTCGTCGATCGGCTTCGGCATCTGGCTGGCAGCCGCCTTTATAGATCCCATTGACCTCGGTGTTCTCACCATTGAGCCGTGGGTGTGGGTGTTCGTCGGCCTATTGCTCGCTCAGTGCTGGAAGTCCTTCGGCATCGGTGGCCACTATGCTATCGTCAAGCAGGCCACGGAACCGGATCGTCTGGCTCGCGGGTTCGCCAGCACGGAGACGTTCCGACGGACGGCATTCCTGCTTGCCCCGCTGATCGTCGCGGTTTTGGTCGCCGACGAATTCATACCTGGATTTTTGTGGGTGCTCGTCATCGGGATCATCTTCGCCGTTCTCGGGACGTTCGTCCAGCACGTCATGTACGAGTCCAAGCAAGACTCAGTCGGCTCCGAGTTCGAAGGATTCGGACAGATCCTCGACGATCTCAGAGCGCTCCCGGAACCGTTGCAGCCACTCCTCGTAGCGGACACCTTTGTCAGGTTTGCCAACGGAATGGTCTACGTGTTCTTCATCCTGGTAATCACGCAGATGATGGAGATTGGCTGGATGGTGAACGTGCCCGCAGTCGGAGCGATTGACCTCGCTCCAGCGGCATTTTTCGGCGTGCTCACAGGCATCGAGATGCTCGTTGCGCTGCTAACGATGGCACCAGCAGCGAAACTCGCCGAACGAACCGGTCTCAAACCGGTCGTTGGGTTCGGATTTTTCGTCTACGCCGCCTTCCCGATCGTGCTGATATTTGCACCGGAGGACGTCTGGGTTCTGATCGCCCTGTTCGCGTTCTCCGGATTGCGGTTTGCTGGGCTCCCAGCACACAAGGCGTTGATCGTCGGTCCCGCTGAACGGGGGGCAGGCGGCCGAGTCACCGGCTCGTATTATTTTGTGCGGGGAGCGATCGTGATCCCCAGCGGCTTACTTGGGGGGATTCTCTGGGATTACGCGACTCCGGAAACCGCATTCACGGCCGCTTCCATCATCGGGATGGTCGGAGTTGTCTACTTCGCTATCTACGGGAAAGAATTTGATGCGTACCAGTAAGCGAATGTGATCCCATTCTTCCGGACCGGTTGATTGCTGAGATATTACCCAACCGCTGTATTCGTTCTATGATTCTCACTCGAGCATAGTAACTGACAGTACACTTATGGTCAAGCACGAAAACCATCGAATATGTTACAGTATAATTCTACGAAACTCGAGGTGAGACCGTGACCGATCGCCGT
Proteins encoded:
- a CDS encoding MFS transporter, whose translation is MAREQVTVEADETSPLDTFQQFFSLKRDVLVLSLAMFAFSLGFQMTNRFLSEYLIFLGASGLVVGIWGSFGNVIGAVYPYYGGVISDRVGSRYALTVFGFLSSIGFGIWLAAAFIDPIDLGVLTIEPWVWVFVGLLLAQCWKSFGIGGHYAIVKQATEPDRLARGFASTETFRRTAFLLAPLIVAVLVADEFIPGFLWVLVIGIIFAVLGTFVQHVMYESKQDSVGSEFEGFGQILDDLRALPEPLQPLLVADTFVRFANGMVYVFFILVITQMMEIGWMVNVPAVGAIDLAPAAFFGVLTGIEMLVALLTMAPAAKLAERTGLKPVVGFGFFVYAAFPIVLIFAPEDVWVLIALFAFSGLRFAGLPAHKALIVGPAERGAGGRVTGSYYFVRGAIVIPSGLLGGILWDYATPETAFTAASIIGMVGVVYFAIYGKEFDAYQ